From the genome of Prevotella herbatica, one region includes:
- a CDS encoding anaerobic C4-dicarboxylate transporter family protein, producing MVTFLVLLQFFIVLALIFIGARVGSIGLGIYGMVGVFILVFVFGQKPGNVPIDVMLIIVSVITAAAALQASGGLDYLVGLAAKFLRKHPEQITYYGPLVTWLFCLVAGTAHTSYSLLPIISEIATNSKIRPERPLSVATIAASLGITGSPVSAATAAIISTDLLGGRGIELKDIMLVCIPASLIAILVASFVQNRVGKELDDDPEYQRRIKDGTINPEEDKNNMEKLITTPNPRAKYSVMAFILGVLLVVIFGSVPSLRPSFNVDGEMTRLGMPETIEIIMMSVAALILLVGKANVVEAVKGNVFAAGMNAMVSIFGIAWMGDTFFNGNIEFFKLHIADIVTQYPFLFAVALFFMSIMLFSQAATVRTLYPLGIGLGISPLALVAMFPAVNGYFFIPNYPTEVAAINFDRTGTTKIGKYVINHSFQLSGFITTFVSIGVGYLIINLFY from the coding sequence ATGGTAACCTTTTTAGTATTATTGCAATTCTTTATAGTTCTGGCATTGATTTTCATCGGTGCTCGCGTTGGCAGCATCGGACTTGGTATCTACGGAATGGTAGGTGTATTTATCCTCGTATTTGTCTTTGGACAGAAGCCTGGTAACGTTCCTATTGACGTGATGTTGATTATTGTTTCTGTAATAACCGCCGCGGCAGCCCTGCAAGCCTCCGGAGGATTAGATTATCTTGTAGGCCTTGCAGCAAAGTTTCTGCGCAAACATCCTGAACAGATTACATATTATGGTCCTTTGGTAACTTGGTTGTTTTGCCTTGTTGCAGGTACAGCACATACGTCTTATTCTCTTTTACCTATTATATCAGAGATAGCTACAAATTCAAAGATCAGACCTGAACGCCCATTGAGCGTAGCAACTATTGCAGCATCATTGGGTATTACGGGAAGTCCCGTTTCTGCAGCTACAGCTGCAATCATATCAACAGACTTACTTGGTGGAAGAGGTATTGAATTAAAAGATATTATGTTGGTGTGCATTCCAGCATCACTTATTGCAATACTTGTTGCTTCGTTTGTACAAAATAGAGTAGGGAAGGAACTTGATGATGATCCTGAATACCAGCGTCGAATTAAAGATGGCACTATAAATCCAGAGGAAGATAAAAATAACATGGAGAAACTTATAACAACTCCAAATCCACGTGCTAAATATTCTGTCATGGCATTTATTTTAGGCGTATTATTAGTTGTTATATTTGGATCAGTACCTTCACTTCGCCCTTCTTTCAATGTTGATGGAGAGATGACTCGTTTGGGAATGCCTGAAACGATAGAAATTATAATGATGTCAGTAGCTGCATTAATACTACTTGTTGGCAAAGCAAATGTAGTAGAAGCAGTAAAGGGAAATGTTTTTGCAGCAGGAATGAACGCCATGGTGAGCATCTTTGGTATTGCCTGGATGGGAGATACTTTCTTTAATGGAAACATAGAATTTTTCAAATTGCATATTGCAGACATCGTTACTCAATATCCATTTTTATTTGCTGTCGCATTGTTCTTCATGTCAATAATGCTATTCTCTCAGGCAGCAACAGTTCGCACACTTTATCCTTTAGGCATTGGTCTGGGTATAAGTCCACTTGCTCTTGTGGCTATGTTCCCAGCTGTGAATGGATATTTCTTCATTCCAAACTATCCTACAGAAGTGGCAGCGATAAACTTTGACCGAACAGGTACTACAAAAATAGGAAAGTATGTAATAAATCACTCATTCCAACTTTCTGGTTTTATAACTACATTTGTATCAATAGGAGTAGGCTATCTTATTATAAACCTATTTTATTAA
- a CDS encoding helix-turn-helix domain-containing protein, which yields MDKGNSHSLQEFAVQNNIKDLYGAIVATMPVNQETFESITKQLKYVNFYTIFVLVDGEAEIIINEKNIRLAQQSIIRMAHTQNTEFVKCTNELDGYFLFCETNFYNNILENDPNMQDILQRNILDSYLYFDITEAKISELLGIIMQVEKTISQPHLYKKEMLSFLVHLAQMHVNELIDSASNELHDMKHKENIFKIFIHLASNNFKKERQINFYADRMNITSTYLSRIVREVSGNTVCGYLQSFLYSEACKMLKMTDKTIGEISTELKFNDQSAFTKFFKQKSGISPKAYRE from the coding sequence ATGGACAAGGGAAATTCACATAGCCTACAGGAATTTGCAGTTCAAAACAACATCAAAGACTTATACGGTGCAATTGTGGCAACGATGCCTGTTAATCAGGAAACATTTGAGTCTATAACTAAACAATTGAAGTATGTGAACTTCTATACTATTTTTGTGCTTGTTGATGGAGAGGCGGAAATTATCATCAACGAAAAGAATATAAGATTGGCTCAACAGAGTATTATAAGAATGGCTCATACGCAGAATACTGAATTTGTAAAATGTACAAACGAACTTGATGGATACTTTCTTTTCTGCGAGACAAATTTCTACAATAATATACTTGAAAATGATCCTAATATGCAGGATATTTTACAACGCAACATTCTTGACTCATATCTCTATTTTGATATTACAGAAGCTAAGATCTCTGAACTTTTAGGAATAATAATGCAAGTGGAAAAAACAATAAGTCAACCACATTTATATAAAAAGGAGATGCTAAGTTTCCTTGTGCATTTAGCTCAAATGCATGTTAATGAACTCATTGACAGCGCAAGCAATGAATTACACGACATGAAGCATAAGGAAAACATATTCAAAATATTTATACACCTTGCTTCAAATAACTTTAAAAAGGAAAGACAGATTAATTTCTATGCCGATAGAATGAATATCACGTCTACTTATCTTTCAAGGATAGTGCGTGAAGTTTCAGGAAATACTGTTTGTGGATATTTACAGAGCTTTTTATACAGCGAAGCCTGCAAAATGCTTAAGATGACTGATAAAACTATTGGCGAGATTTCAACTGAGCTTAAATTTAATGACCAATCGGCATTTACTAAGTTTTTTAAGCAGAAATCAGGAATCTCGCCAAAAGCATATCGCGAATGA
- a CDS encoding alkaline phosphatase family protein, with protein sequence MKKIFILALLTLCMVANAQIKRPKLVVGVVVDQMRWDYLYYYYNEYGNDGLKRLLDEGYSCQNTMIPYIPTVTAIGHSSIYTGSVPAMTGILGNNFFIKGKEVYCCQDDDVKSVGSDSKEGQMSPHRLLASTIGDELKLATNFKSKVIGVALKDRASILPAGHSADAAYWWDTSAGHFVSSTFYMKELPKWVTDFNKQNSTKPGFDIKTSDQGVTMTFKMAEAAIENEKLGQGSTTDMLAVSVSSTDAIGHAYSTRGKENHDVYLQLDKDIAQFFNYLDATVGKGNFLLFLSADHGGSHNPNFMRSHRLPAGGFEGWNVAKSVNETLQKQFKTTARLILGENSLRIFLDHESIEKAGLKLDEVKAAAKKEFEKDDNVAFVVDYDNVAAQSISQPIRERIINGYSRERGGDLLLITNPGWIDASNDANYKGTTHGLWNPDDSHIPLIFMGWNIKHGETSKPTSMTDIAPTICSMLHIQMPNACVGNSIFE encoded by the coding sequence ATGAAGAAAATTTTTATTTTAGCATTATTGACATTATGCATGGTTGCCAATGCACAGATTAAACGTCCGAAACTTGTAGTGGGCGTTGTCGTAGACCAAATGCGTTGGGATTATCTTTATTATTACTATAACGAATATGGTAATGACGGATTGAAACGATTGCTTGACGAAGGGTATAGCTGTCAAAACACAATGATACCTTATATACCAACCGTTACCGCTATTGGGCACTCTAGTATTTATACAGGTAGCGTTCCTGCAATGACAGGTATTCTTGGTAATAATTTTTTCATTAAAGGAAAAGAAGTATATTGCTGTCAGGATGATGACGTGAAGAGTGTAGGTAGTGACTCAAAAGAAGGACAGATGTCACCACACAGACTATTGGCTTCTACAATAGGTGATGAACTAAAACTAGCAACAAACTTTAAGTCAAAGGTTATTGGTGTTGCCCTGAAAGACAGAGCTTCAATACTTCCTGCAGGACATAGTGCTGATGCTGCATATTGGTGGGATACCAGTGCAGGACATTTTGTAAGCAGCACATTCTACATGAAAGAATTGCCGAAATGGGTTACTGATTTCAATAAACAGAATAGTACAAAACCTGGATTTGATATTAAAACCAGCGATCAAGGAGTAACAATGACATTTAAGATGGCTGAAGCAGCTATTGAAAATGAGAAGCTAGGGCAGGGTAGCACAACAGATATGTTGGCTGTAAGTGTTTCATCAACTGATGCTATTGGACATGCGTATAGCACACGTGGCAAAGAAAATCATGATGTATATCTGCAACTAGACAAAGATATTGCACAATTCTTTAATTACCTTGATGCAACGGTTGGTAAAGGTAATTTTTTATTGTTTTTAAGTGCTGACCATGGAGGTTCACATAATCCAAACTTCATGCGTTCACATCGTTTACCAGCAGGAGGATTTGAAGGCTGGAACGTGGCTAAAAGTGTGAATGAAACTCTACAAAAGCAATTTAAAACAACAGCCAGACTAATACTTGGTGAAAACTCATTACGTATATTTCTTGATCATGAAAGCATTGAAAAAGCGGGGCTGAAACTTGATGAAGTAAAGGCTGCTGCAAAAAAGGAATTCGAAAAAGATGACAATGTTGCCTTTGTTGTAGATTATGATAATGTTGCCGCACAAAGTATTTCACAACCAATACGTGAAAGAATAATAAATGGTTATAGTCGTGAACGTGGGGGAGACTTACTTCTTATTACCAACCCTGGTTGGATAGATGCAAGTAATGATGCTAATTATAAAGGTACAACCCACGGATTATGGAATCCAGATGATTCACATATTCCTTTGATATTCATGGGATGGAATATCAAGCACGGTGAAACTTCAAAGCCTACAAGTATGACAGACATTGCCCCAACAATATGCAGCATGCTACATATTCAGATGCCTAATGCCTGTGTAGGTAATTCAATATTTGAATAA
- the leuS gene encoding leucine--tRNA ligase has protein sequence MEYNFREIEKKWQKSWVDNKTYKVAENKDKKKFYVLNMFPYPSGAGLHVGHPLGYIASDIYARFKRLQGYNVLNPMGYDAYGLPAEQYAIQTGQHPAITTETNINHYREQLDKIGFSFDWSREVRTCDPKYYHWTQWAFEKMFNSYFCKNCQKAKPIENLIAYFKENGSKDLNVAESEELIFTADDWNKMSDKEQQQTLMNYRIAYLGETMVNWCPGLGTVLANDEVVDGVSERGGYPVIQKKMQQWCLRTSAYSQRLLDGLDTVAWTDSIKETQRNWIGRSEGTEMQFKIAENDKNFTIFTTRADTIFGVTFMVLAPESELVDELTTPDHKAEVEEYLAYVKKRTELDRMSDRKVTGVFSGSYAVNPFTGDNIPIWISEYVLAGYGTGAIMAVPAHDSRDYAFAKHFNLPIIPLIEGADVSEESFDAKDGIVMNSPSEGVALDGFNLNGKTVKEAIAATKEFVTSHNLGRVKVNYRLRDATFSRQRYWGEPFPVYYKNGMPQMIPEECLPLELPEIDKYEPTETGEPPLGRAKKWAWDEANKCIVDKSLIDNEKVFALELNTMPGFAGSSAYYLRYMDPGNDKALVGKDADEYWQNVDLYVGGTEHATGHLIYSRFWNKFLFDNGVSSKEEPFQKLINQGMIQGRSNFVYRINSDDHSKAPVFVSLGLKDKYETTPIHVDVNIVSNDVLDTDAFKAWRPEYNHAEFILEDGKYVCGWAVEKMSKSMFNVVNPDKIVEVYGADTLRLYEMFLGPVEASKPWDTNGIDGCHRFLKKFWNLFWVKNADELAINDEEPTAESLKSVHKLIKKVSEDIEKFSYNTAISAFMIAVNELGQQKCKNAALLKKLVIVIAPFAPHIAEELWHTLGEKGSVCDAAWPKYEEKYLAESEIQITISFNGKARYQKTFATDASNDEIQKAVIEDERSLKYLEGKNIVKVIIVPKKIVNIVIK, from the coding sequence ATGGAATACAACTTCAGAGAAATCGAGAAGAAATGGCAAAAATCTTGGGTTGATAATAAGACCTATAAGGTTGCTGAGAACAAAGACAAGAAGAAATTTTATGTACTTAACATGTTTCCTTATCCATCAGGAGCAGGCTTGCATGTTGGACATCCACTAGGCTATATAGCTAGTGATATTTATGCACGTTTCAAGCGTTTGCAAGGTTACAATGTGCTTAACCCAATGGGATATGATGCTTATGGACTTCCTGCAGAACAATACGCTATACAGACAGGTCAGCACCCTGCAATCACAACAGAAACTAACATCAATCACTATCGTGAACAACTTGACAAAATAGGATTTTCTTTTGATTGGAGCCGTGAGGTAAGAACTTGTGATCCTAAATATTACCATTGGACACAGTGGGCTTTCGAAAAAATGTTTAACAGTTATTTCTGCAAAAACTGTCAGAAAGCGAAGCCTATTGAAAATCTTATTGCTTACTTCAAGGAAAACGGAAGTAAGGACTTGAACGTGGCAGAAAGTGAAGAATTGATTTTCACTGCCGATGATTGGAACAAGATGAGCGACAAGGAACAACAGCAGACGCTGATGAACTATCGTATTGCTTATCTTGGTGAAACAATGGTAAACTGGTGCCCAGGACTTGGAACAGTATTGGCAAATGATGAAGTTGTAGACGGCGTTAGCGAAAGAGGTGGATACCCTGTAATACAGAAGAAAATGCAGCAGTGGTGCTTGCGTACTTCTGCTTATTCACAAAGACTGCTTGATGGACTTGATACAGTTGCATGGACAGACTCTATTAAAGAGACACAGCGTAATTGGATTGGCCGTTCTGAAGGAACAGAAATGCAATTCAAAATTGCCGAAAATGATAAAAACTTTACTATATTTACAACTCGTGCCGATACCATCTTCGGTGTTACATTCATGGTGCTTGCTCCTGAGAGCGAACTAGTGGATGAACTTACAACTCCTGACCATAAGGCAGAAGTAGAGGAGTATCTTGCTTATGTTAAGAAGCGTACGGAACTTGACCGTATGAGCGACAGAAAGGTTACAGGAGTATTCTCTGGAAGTTATGCTGTAAATCCATTTACTGGTGATAATATTCCAATTTGGATAAGCGAATATGTGTTGGCTGGATATGGAACAGGTGCCATTATGGCTGTGCCTGCACATGATAGCAGAGACTATGCTTTTGCAAAGCATTTCAACTTGCCTATAATTCCTCTTATTGAAGGTGCTGATGTAAGTGAAGAAAGCTTTGATGCAAAAGATGGTATCGTAATGAACAGTCCTAGTGAAGGTGTTGCACTAGACGGATTCAACCTAAACGGTAAGACTGTGAAAGAGGCTATTGCCGCAACTAAGGAGTTTGTAACATCTCATAACCTAGGTAGGGTAAAGGTAAATTATCGTTTGCGTGATGCTACATTCTCTCGCCAACGTTATTGGGGTGAGCCATTCCCTGTATATTATAAGAATGGAATGCCACAGATGATTCCTGAAGAATGTCTGCCACTTGAATTGCCTGAAATTGATAAATATGAGCCTACTGAAACTGGTGAACCTCCATTGGGACGCGCAAAGAAATGGGCTTGGGACGAAGCAAACAAGTGTATCGTAGATAAGAGCTTGATAGATAATGAAAAAGTATTCGCTCTTGAACTGAATACGATGCCTGGATTTGCAGGAAGTTCTGCTTATTATCTGCGCTATATGGACCCAGGTAATGATAAAGCCCTTGTCGGTAAAGATGCTGACGAATATTGGCAGAATGTAGATTTGTATGTCGGTGGAACAGAACATGCAACAGGCCATCTTATTTACAGTCGTTTCTGGAATAAGTTCCTGTTTGATAATGGCGTAAGCAGTAAGGAAGAACCATTCCAAAAACTGATCAACCAAGGTATGATTCAGGGACGTTCAAACTTTGTTTATCGTATTAACAGCGATGACCATTCAAAAGCTCCTGTATTTGTAAGTCTTGGACTTAAAGACAAATATGAGACAACTCCTATACATGTAGATGTTAACATCGTTAGTAACGACGTTCTTGATACAGATGCGTTCAAGGCATGGCGCCCAGAATACAATCATGCAGAGTTTATACTCGAAGACGGAAAGTATGTATGCGGATGGGCTGTAGAGAAGATGTCAAAGAGCATGTTCAACGTAGTAAATCCAGACAAGATTGTAGAAGTTTATGGAGCAGATACTCTTCGACTTTACGAAATGTTCCTTGGTCCTGTTGAAGCAAGTAAGCCTTGGGATACCAACGGTATAGATGGTTGCCATAGATTCCTGAAGAAGTTCTGGAACTTATTCTGGGTAAAGAATGCTGACGAATTGGCTATTAATGATGAAGAGCCTACAGCAGAGAGTTTAAAGAGTGTTCATAAACTGATAAAGAAAGTATCAGAAGATATTGAGAAGTTCAGCTACAACACTGCTATCAGTGCATTCATGATTGCTGTAAACGAATTGGGTCAGCAGAAGTGCAAGAACGCAGCTTTATTGAAGAAATTGGTTATCGTTATTGCTCCATTTGCTCCACATATTGCTGAAGAATTGTGGCACACTCTCGGAGAAAAGGGTAGTGTTTGTGATGCAGCATGGCCAAAGTATGAAGAGAAATATCTTGCAGAAAGCGAGATACAGATCACCATCAGTTTTAATGGAAAGGCTCGTTATCAGAAAACTTTTGCTACAGATGCTAGCAATGATGAAATACAAAAAGCAGTTATTGAAGACGAAAGAAGCCTGAAATATCTTGAGGGAAAAAATATCGTTAAAGTTATCATAGTTCCAAAGAAAATAGTTAACATTGTAATTAAATGA
- a CDS encoding YitT family protein — protein MIERLKIWNEVKDYLLITVGLFLYAFGWTVFLLPYQIVTGGVTGVAAIVFYATKIPIVYTYFAINVCLLIVALKILGFKFMVKTVYAILMLSFMLWMAQKLMTNPDGTMHQVLGHGQDFMSLIIGCTFTGSALAIVFLNNGSTGGTDIVAAVVNKYHNISLGRVLVYVDLLIIGSTYPIFQDWRKIVFGLCTMVIENFVLDYVMNARRESVQFMIFTKKYQEIANAIGTEMGHGVTILDGHGWYTGQQMKVLCILAKKRESTEIFRLIKMIDPNAFVSQSSVIGVYGEGFDEMRVKVKTDSLDSKK, from the coding sequence ATGATAGAGAGACTAAAAATATGGAATGAGGTCAAGGATTATCTGTTGATAACCGTTGGTTTATTTCTCTACGCATTTGGTTGGACAGTATTTTTGCTGCCTTATCAAATTGTCACCGGTGGAGTTACCGGTGTTGCCGCTATTGTTTTTTATGCCACCAAAATCCCAATTGTTTATACGTATTTTGCAATCAACGTCTGTCTATTGATAGTGGCGTTGAAAATATTGGGATTTAAGTTCATGGTCAAGACAGTCTATGCAATCCTAATGTTGTCTTTTATGCTGTGGATGGCGCAGAAACTGATGACAAATCCCGATGGAACAATGCATCAAGTGTTGGGACACGGACAGGATTTTATGTCGCTGATTATTGGCTGTACGTTTACGGGTTCTGCATTGGCAATCGTTTTCCTTAATAACGGTTCTACTGGTGGTACCGATATTGTCGCAGCTGTAGTAAATAAGTATCATAATATCAGTCTTGGACGTGTGTTGGTGTATGTAGATTTGCTCATTATCGGCAGTACGTATCCTATCTTCCAGGATTGGCGCAAGATTGTGTTTGGTCTCTGTACGATGGTGATTGAAAACTTCGTGCTTGATTATGTGATGAATGCAAGACGAGAGAGTGTGCAGTTTATGATATTTACAAAGAAATATCAGGAGATAGCTAATGCTATTGGTACTGAAATGGGACACGGTGTTACAATACTTGATGGCCACGGATGGTACACTGGACAGCAGATGAAAGTGCTGTGTATTTTGGCGAAAAAGCGTGAGAGTACTGAAATATTCAGACTTATCAAGATGATTGACCCTAATGCTTTTGTCAGTCAGAGTAGCGTTATTGGTGTCTATGGAGAAGGATTTGATGAGATGAGAGTAAAAGTAAAGACTGATTCATTAGATTCAAAAAAATAA
- a CDS encoding non-canonical purine NTP diphosphatase, whose protein sequence is MKIVFATNNKNKLREIREILGSDFEIVSLSEIGCHEDIPETGDTLEENALLKAQFVCDKYHIGCFADDTGLEVEALDGQPGVHSARYAEGTDHDSEANMAKLLANLESKSNRNARFRTIIVLLQPNAQPIYFEGRVDGKIATEKHGTEGFGYDPIFVPEGYDKSFAELGEEIKNTISHRARAVVKLSEYLKENK, encoded by the coding sequence ATGAAAATAGTTTTTGCAACTAACAATAAGAATAAGTTAAGAGAAATAAGAGAGATTCTTGGATCTGATTTCGAGATAGTGTCTCTTAGTGAAATAGGTTGCCACGAAGATATTCCTGAAACAGGGGATACCCTAGAGGAAAATGCTTTGCTGAAGGCTCAGTTTGTATGCGATAAATACCATATTGGTTGCTTTGCTGATGATACTGGTCTAGAGGTTGAAGCTCTTGATGGTCAACCAGGTGTGCACAGTGCAAGATATGCAGAAGGTACTGATCACGACAGTGAAGCCAATATGGCTAAACTATTAGCTAATCTTGAAAGCAAAAGTAATCGCAACGCAAGATTCCGTACCATCATAGTCTTGTTGCAACCTAATGCACAACCTATATATTTTGAGGGTAGGGTAGACGGAAAAATTGCAACAGAGAAGCATGGTACAGAAGGTTTTGGTTATGATCCGATTTTTGTTCCAGAAGGTTATGATAAGAGTTTTGCGGAACTTGGTGAGGAGATCAAAAACACGATAAGCCATCGTGCAAGGGCTGTCGTAAAACTCTCGGAATATCTTAAGGAGAATAAGTAA
- the porZ gene encoding type IX secretion system anionic LPS delivery protein PorZ, which produces MKRILLLAIVFCCCVGIMQAAQTGSWKAYMAYSNIQDVEQGSGNVIYVLASNNIYSYNTSDQSIQTFDKTNSLSDCNVSYISYNKYAKRLVIVYSNQNIDLMDDKGEVINISDYYNSSITLDKSINDIYQSAGYAYLSTGFGIVKLNVANAEISDTYNLGFKVNYSYLDSGYLYAASASNGIYRAPTTVNLLDKNNWKRVADYVAKTSDDKGSLIEKVSKANPGGPKYNYFGFMRFYNGNLYTCGGGWNPDKDLMRPGCIQVLKGDEWTEYQDNLQNITGHSYVNLMSMDVDPNDNSHVFASGRIGLYEFKNGKFVKEYNYTNSPLQGAATVQNVSKDYVIVQGLRFDDSSNLWLFNSNSATTSLFELTSENKWNSFHKNIFMNDGRSFDNMTNPFFDSRKLLWFVDDYWGYPALVSYNKSTDKANVIHNFVNQDGTKLTLYYVRCAAEDKENNIWIGTSVGPLMLESSNVTDENPVFQQIKVPRNDGTNYADYLLSGVDITCMAVDGGNRKWFGTNGNGVYLVSSNNIEEVHHFTEDNSKLLSNNIESIAINGTTGEVFFGTDKGLCSYVSDATEAESKMTNQSVYAYPNPVRPDYTGLITVTGLSYNADVKIVTSSGTLIAEGRSNGGLFTWDGNDKNGRRVASGVYMVETATQDGSKGVVCKIAIVN; this is translated from the coding sequence ATGAAAAGAATATTATTACTTGCTATAGTCTTTTGTTGTTGCGTAGGCATTATGCAAGCAGCACAGACTGGTAGTTGGAAGGCTTATATGGCTTATTCTAACATTCAGGATGTGGAGCAGGGTAGTGGAAACGTGATTTATGTACTTGCAAGTAATAATATTTATTCTTATAATACATCCGACCAGAGCATACAGACTTTTGACAAAACAAATAGTCTTAGCGACTGCAATGTTTCATATATTTCCTATAATAAATATGCCAAAAGACTTGTAATAGTTTATTCTAATCAGAATATCGACCTGATGGACGATAAAGGTGAAGTGATAAATATTAGCGATTATTACAATTCGTCAATAACATTAGACAAGTCGATTAATGATATTTATCAATCTGCTGGATATGCTTATTTAAGTACTGGTTTCGGAATTGTGAAACTGAATGTTGCCAATGCAGAAATCAGTGATACATATAATCTAGGATTTAAAGTAAACTATTCGTATCTGGATTCTGGTTATCTTTATGCAGCAAGTGCTAGCAATGGTATTTATCGTGCGCCAACAACGGTTAATCTGCTTGATAAGAATAACTGGAAACGTGTTGCTGACTATGTAGCAAAGACATCCGATGATAAGGGCAGTCTTATAGAAAAAGTATCAAAGGCAAATCCTGGTGGTCCTAAGTATAATTACTTTGGATTCATGAGGTTCTATAATGGAAATCTTTATACTTGTGGAGGAGGGTGGAATCCGGATAAGGATCTCATGCGCCCAGGATGTATTCAGGTGTTGAAAGGTGATGAATGGACAGAATATCAAGATAATCTTCAAAATATTACAGGGCATTCTTATGTGAATTTGATGTCAATGGATGTTGATCCAAATGATAATTCACATGTGTTTGCGAGCGGAAGGATAGGTCTTTACGAATTTAAGAATGGAAAATTCGTAAAGGAATATAATTATACGAATAGTCCTTTGCAGGGAGCAGCAACAGTGCAGAATGTAAGTAAAGATTATGTTATCGTTCAGGGTTTACGATTTGATGACAGCTCCAACCTGTGGCTATTTAATAGTAACAGTGCTACTACGTCTCTTTTTGAATTAACGTCAGAAAATAAGTGGAATTCTTTTCACAAAAACATATTCATGAACGATGGTCGTTCGTTTGATAATATGACTAATCCATTCTTTGATAGTAGGAAACTTCTTTGGTTTGTTGATGACTATTGGGGATATCCTGCTCTAGTGTCGTATAATAAGTCTACAGACAAAGCAAACGTTATTCATAACTTTGTGAATCAGGATGGCACGAAACTTACCTTGTATTACGTAAGATGTGCAGCAGAAGATAAAGAAAATAATATATGGATTGGTACTAGTGTGGGACCGCTAATGCTAGAGTCTTCTAATGTGACAGATGAGAACCCTGTATTCCAGCAGATCAAGGTTCCACGTAATGATGGTACCAATTATGCTGATTATCTTCTTAGCGGTGTTGATATTACTTGCATGGCGGTAGATGGAGGTAATCGCAAATGGTTTGGTACTAATGGTAATGGTGTTTATCTTGTGAGTTCAAACAATATAGAGGAAGTGCATCATTTCACAGAGGATAACAGTAAACTGCTTTCAAACAATATAGAGAGTATTGCTATTAACGGAACAACTGGTGAAGTGTTTTTCGGTACGGATAAGGGCTTGTGCTCTTATGTCAGTGATGCAACTGAAGCCGAAAGCAAAATGACAAATCAGAGTGTGTATGCTTATCCTAATCCAGTACGTCCAGATTATACAGGTTTGATAACAGTTACAGGACTTTCATATAATGCCGATGTAAAGATTGTTACTTCTTCAGGTACGCTTATTGCTGAAGGTCGTAGCAATGGAGGATTGTTTACTTGGGATGGTAACGACAAGAATGGTCGTCGTGTCGCTTCTGGTGTTTATATGGTTGAGACAGCGACGCAAGATGGATCAAAGGGTGTCGTATGCAAAATAGCAATAGTAAATTAA